A genome region from Manihot esculenta cultivar AM560-2 chromosome 5, M.esculenta_v8, whole genome shotgun sequence includes the following:
- the LOC110614333 gene encoding probable inactive purple acid phosphatase 1 isoform X1, giving the protein MKSEDAEIRIFLCRCRILTIASRFRCLACKILFLNSPSFIFSSFEMGALKLIFSAILLLLALQQTTSHGDNPLSKIAIHKSTFSLNDLAYVEASPSVLGLTEQNSGWVTLEYSNPVPSVNDWIGVFSPANFSASSCPSENPRVYPPLLCSAPIKYQYANYSSPEYKDSGKGSMKLQLINQRSDFSFALFTGGFLNPKLVAVSNTVAFSNPNAPVYPRLAQGRTWNEMTVTWTSGYGINEAEPFIEWAPKGGDPIHSPAGTLTFDRSSMCGAPARTVGWRDPGYIHTSFLKDLWPNKVYTYKLGHKLFNGTCIWSREYQFKASPYPGQNSVQRVVIFGDMGKGEVDGSCEYNDFQPGSLNTTKQLIQELNNIDIVFHIGDICYANGYLSQWDQFTAQIEPIASTVPYMIASGNHERDWPGTGSFYGNMDSGGECGVLAETMFYVPAENRAKFWYSTDYGMFRFCIADTEHDWREGTEQYKFIENCLASVDRQKQPWLIFLAHRVLGYSSCITYAIEGSFQEPMGRESLQKLWQKYKVDIAMYGHVHNYERTCPIYQNICTSKEKHYYKGSLNGTIHVVAGGAGASLSPYTTLQTSWSLYKDYDHGFVKLTAFDHSNLLFEYKKSRDGKVYDSFRISRDYRDILACTVDSCPSKTLAS; this is encoded by the exons ATGAAATCGGAAGATGCTGAAATTAGAATCTTCCTTTGCAGATGCCGTATTCTTACAATCGCTTCAAGATTCCGATGTCTTGCCTGCAAAATCCTCTTTCTGAACTCACCTTCTTTTATCTTTTCTAGCTTCGAAATGGGAGCACTGAAGTTGATTTTCTCTGCAATTCTACTACTGTTAGCTCTTCAACAGACGACTTCACATGGAGATAATCCCCTCTCCAAAATTGCTATACATAAGTCAACTTTTTCCCTTAATGATCTTGCTTATGTTGAAGCCTCTCCTTCAGTGCTTGGACTGACG GAGCAGAATTCAGGATGGGTGACACTGGAATACAGTAATCCAGTCCCTTCAGTTAATGATTGGATTGGAGTATTTTCTCCTGCTAATTTCAG TGCTTCTTCCTGTCCCTCAGAAAATCCTAGAGTTTATCCTCCGCTGTTGTGTTCTGCACCTATTAAG tATCAGTATGCCAATTACTCTAGTCCTGAGTATAAAGATTCAGGAAAAGGTTCAATGAAGCTGCAACTGATCAACCAGAGATCAGACTTCTCTTTTGCTCTATTTACTGGTGGATTTTTAAAT CCAAAGTTGGTGGCGGTGTCAAATACAGTTGCCTTCTCAAATCCAAATGCACCTGTCTATCCACGCTTAGCACAAGGAAGAACATGGAATGAA ATGACTGTAACATGGACGAGTGGATATGGAATCAATGAAGCAGAACCTTTTATTGAATGGGCTCCTAAAGGAGGTGATCCTATTCATTCTCCAGCTGGAACATTGACTTTTGACAGAAGCAGCATGTGTG GTGCACCAGCAAGGACAGTGGGATGGCGTGATCCTGGATATATACATACTAGTTTTTTGAAGGATTTGTGGCCGAACAAAGT GTATACCTACAAGCTTGGACATAAATTGTTCAATGGCACTTGTATTTGGAGTCGAGAATACCAGTTTAAAGCATCTCCATATCCAGGACAAAATTCTGTACAACGTGTAGTCATTTTTGGTGACATGGGAAAG GGTGAAGTTGATGGTTCTTGTGAATATAATGATTTTCAGCCTGGTTCTCTTAACACCACTAAGCAGCTCATTCAAGAATTGAATAACATTGATATAGTATTCCACATTGGAGATATATGTTATGCAAATGGATACTTATCACAGTGGGACCAATTTACTGCACAAATTGAGCCTATTGCATCAACTGTCCCTTACATGATTGCCAG TGGTAACCATGAGCGCGACTGGCCGGGGACAGGATCCTTCTATGGGAACATGGATTCTGGTGGAGAATGCGGTGTTTTGGCTGAGACTATGTTCTATGTCCCTGCAGAGAACCGGGCCAAGTTCTG GTACTCTACAGACTATGGCATGTTCCGGTTCTGCATAGCTGATACAGAACATGACTGGAGAGAAGGAACAGAACAGTACAAATTTATAGAGAATTGCCTAGCTTCAGTGGATAGGCAAAAGCAACCATGGCTGATCTTTCTTGCACATCGGGTACTGGGTTATTCTTCTTGTATAACTTATGCTATAGAAGGATCATTCCAGGAACCAATGGGAAGAGAGAGCCTTCAAAAACTCTGGCAGAAGTACAAGGTTGACATTGCCATGTATGGTCATGTACACAATTATGAAAGAACCTGCCCCATATATCAG AATATATGCACCAGTAAAGAGAAACACTACTATAAAGGCAGCCTGAATGGGACAATACATGTAGTTGCTGGTGGTGCAGGAGCAAGCCTTTCACCATATACCACACTCCAAACTTCATGGAGTTTGTATAAAGACTATGATCATGGATTTGTGAAGCTTACAGCATTTGATCATTCGAACCTGTTGTTCGAGTACAAGAAGAGCAGAGATGGAAAGGTTTACGACTCTTTCCGGATATCCCGAGATTATAGGGATATCTTGGCCTGCACTGTGGATAGTTGCCCAAGTAAGACACTAGCATCTTGA
- the LOC110614333 gene encoding probable inactive purple acid phosphatase 1 isoform X3, whose product MKSEDAEIRIFLCRCRILTIASRFRCLACKILFLNSPSFIFSSFEMGALKLIFSAILLLLALQQTTSHGDNPLSKIAIHKSTFSLNDLAYVEASPSVLGLTEQNSGWVTLEYSNPVPSVNDWIGVFSPANFSASSCPSENPRVYPPLLCSAPIKPKLVAVSNTVAFSNPNAPVYPRLAQGRTWNEMTVTWTSGYGINEAEPFIEWAPKGGDPIHSPAGTLTFDRSSMCGAPARTVGWRDPGYIHTSFLKDLWPNKVYTYKLGHKLFNGTCIWSREYQFKASPYPGQNSVQRVVIFGDMGKGEVDGSCEYNDFQPGSLNTTKQLIQELNNIDIVFHIGDICYANGYLSQWDQFTAQIEPIASTVPYMIASGNHERDWPGTGSFYGNMDSGGECGVLAETMFYVPAENRAKFWYSTDYGMFRFCIADTEHDWREGTEQYKFIENCLASVDRQKQPWLIFLAHRVLGYSSCITYAIEGSFQEPMGRESLQKLWQKYKVDIAMYGHVHNYERTCPIYQNICTSKEKHYYKGSLNGTIHVVAGGAGASLSPYTTLQTSWSLYKDYDHGFVKLTAFDHSNLLFEYKKSRDGKVYDSFRISRDYRDILACTVDSCPSKTLAS is encoded by the exons ATGAAATCGGAAGATGCTGAAATTAGAATCTTCCTTTGCAGATGCCGTATTCTTACAATCGCTTCAAGATTCCGATGTCTTGCCTGCAAAATCCTCTTTCTGAACTCACCTTCTTTTATCTTTTCTAGCTTCGAAATGGGAGCACTGAAGTTGATTTTCTCTGCAATTCTACTACTGTTAGCTCTTCAACAGACGACTTCACATGGAGATAATCCCCTCTCCAAAATTGCTATACATAAGTCAACTTTTTCCCTTAATGATCTTGCTTATGTTGAAGCCTCTCCTTCAGTGCTTGGACTGACG GAGCAGAATTCAGGATGGGTGACACTGGAATACAGTAATCCAGTCCCTTCAGTTAATGATTGGATTGGAGTATTTTCTCCTGCTAATTTCAG TGCTTCTTCCTGTCCCTCAGAAAATCCTAGAGTTTATCCTCCGCTGTTGTGTTCTGCACCTATTAAG CCAAAGTTGGTGGCGGTGTCAAATACAGTTGCCTTCTCAAATCCAAATGCACCTGTCTATCCACGCTTAGCACAAGGAAGAACATGGAATGAA ATGACTGTAACATGGACGAGTGGATATGGAATCAATGAAGCAGAACCTTTTATTGAATGGGCTCCTAAAGGAGGTGATCCTATTCATTCTCCAGCTGGAACATTGACTTTTGACAGAAGCAGCATGTGTG GTGCACCAGCAAGGACAGTGGGATGGCGTGATCCTGGATATATACATACTAGTTTTTTGAAGGATTTGTGGCCGAACAAAGT GTATACCTACAAGCTTGGACATAAATTGTTCAATGGCACTTGTATTTGGAGTCGAGAATACCAGTTTAAAGCATCTCCATATCCAGGACAAAATTCTGTACAACGTGTAGTCATTTTTGGTGACATGGGAAAG GGTGAAGTTGATGGTTCTTGTGAATATAATGATTTTCAGCCTGGTTCTCTTAACACCACTAAGCAGCTCATTCAAGAATTGAATAACATTGATATAGTATTCCACATTGGAGATATATGTTATGCAAATGGATACTTATCACAGTGGGACCAATTTACTGCACAAATTGAGCCTATTGCATCAACTGTCCCTTACATGATTGCCAG TGGTAACCATGAGCGCGACTGGCCGGGGACAGGATCCTTCTATGGGAACATGGATTCTGGTGGAGAATGCGGTGTTTTGGCTGAGACTATGTTCTATGTCCCTGCAGAGAACCGGGCCAAGTTCTG GTACTCTACAGACTATGGCATGTTCCGGTTCTGCATAGCTGATACAGAACATGACTGGAGAGAAGGAACAGAACAGTACAAATTTATAGAGAATTGCCTAGCTTCAGTGGATAGGCAAAAGCAACCATGGCTGATCTTTCTTGCACATCGGGTACTGGGTTATTCTTCTTGTATAACTTATGCTATAGAAGGATCATTCCAGGAACCAATGGGAAGAGAGAGCCTTCAAAAACTCTGGCAGAAGTACAAGGTTGACATTGCCATGTATGGTCATGTACACAATTATGAAAGAACCTGCCCCATATATCAG AATATATGCACCAGTAAAGAGAAACACTACTATAAAGGCAGCCTGAATGGGACAATACATGTAGTTGCTGGTGGTGCAGGAGCAAGCCTTTCACCATATACCACACTCCAAACTTCATGGAGTTTGTATAAAGACTATGATCATGGATTTGTGAAGCTTACAGCATTTGATCATTCGAACCTGTTGTTCGAGTACAAGAAGAGCAGAGATGGAAAGGTTTACGACTCTTTCCGGATATCCCGAGATTATAGGGATATCTTGGCCTGCACTGTGGATAGTTGCCCAAGTAAGACACTAGCATCTTGA
- the LOC110614333 gene encoding probable inactive purple acid phosphatase 1 isoform X2: MKSEDAEIRIFLCRCRILTIASRFRCLACKILFLNSPSFIFSSFEMGALKLIFSAILLLLALQQTTSHGDNPLSKIAIHKSTFSLNDLAYVEASPSVLGLTNSGWVTLEYSNPVPSVNDWIGVFSPANFSASSCPSENPRVYPPLLCSAPIKYQYANYSSPEYKDSGKGSMKLQLINQRSDFSFALFTGGFLNPKLVAVSNTVAFSNPNAPVYPRLAQGRTWNEMTVTWTSGYGINEAEPFIEWAPKGGDPIHSPAGTLTFDRSSMCGAPARTVGWRDPGYIHTSFLKDLWPNKVYTYKLGHKLFNGTCIWSREYQFKASPYPGQNSVQRVVIFGDMGKGEVDGSCEYNDFQPGSLNTTKQLIQELNNIDIVFHIGDICYANGYLSQWDQFTAQIEPIASTVPYMIASGNHERDWPGTGSFYGNMDSGGECGVLAETMFYVPAENRAKFWYSTDYGMFRFCIADTEHDWREGTEQYKFIENCLASVDRQKQPWLIFLAHRVLGYSSCITYAIEGSFQEPMGRESLQKLWQKYKVDIAMYGHVHNYERTCPIYQNICTSKEKHYYKGSLNGTIHVVAGGAGASLSPYTTLQTSWSLYKDYDHGFVKLTAFDHSNLLFEYKKSRDGKVYDSFRISRDYRDILACTVDSCPSKTLAS; this comes from the exons ATGAAATCGGAAGATGCTGAAATTAGAATCTTCCTTTGCAGATGCCGTATTCTTACAATCGCTTCAAGATTCCGATGTCTTGCCTGCAAAATCCTCTTTCTGAACTCACCTTCTTTTATCTTTTCTAGCTTCGAAATGGGAGCACTGAAGTTGATTTTCTCTGCAATTCTACTACTGTTAGCTCTTCAACAGACGACTTCACATGGAGATAATCCCCTCTCCAAAATTGCTATACATAAGTCAACTTTTTCCCTTAATGATCTTGCTTATGTTGAAGCCTCTCCTTCAGTGCTTGGACTGACG AATTCAGGATGGGTGACACTGGAATACAGTAATCCAGTCCCTTCAGTTAATGATTGGATTGGAGTATTTTCTCCTGCTAATTTCAG TGCTTCTTCCTGTCCCTCAGAAAATCCTAGAGTTTATCCTCCGCTGTTGTGTTCTGCACCTATTAAG tATCAGTATGCCAATTACTCTAGTCCTGAGTATAAAGATTCAGGAAAAGGTTCAATGAAGCTGCAACTGATCAACCAGAGATCAGACTTCTCTTTTGCTCTATTTACTGGTGGATTTTTAAAT CCAAAGTTGGTGGCGGTGTCAAATACAGTTGCCTTCTCAAATCCAAATGCACCTGTCTATCCACGCTTAGCACAAGGAAGAACATGGAATGAA ATGACTGTAACATGGACGAGTGGATATGGAATCAATGAAGCAGAACCTTTTATTGAATGGGCTCCTAAAGGAGGTGATCCTATTCATTCTCCAGCTGGAACATTGACTTTTGACAGAAGCAGCATGTGTG GTGCACCAGCAAGGACAGTGGGATGGCGTGATCCTGGATATATACATACTAGTTTTTTGAAGGATTTGTGGCCGAACAAAGT GTATACCTACAAGCTTGGACATAAATTGTTCAATGGCACTTGTATTTGGAGTCGAGAATACCAGTTTAAAGCATCTCCATATCCAGGACAAAATTCTGTACAACGTGTAGTCATTTTTGGTGACATGGGAAAG GGTGAAGTTGATGGTTCTTGTGAATATAATGATTTTCAGCCTGGTTCTCTTAACACCACTAAGCAGCTCATTCAAGAATTGAATAACATTGATATAGTATTCCACATTGGAGATATATGTTATGCAAATGGATACTTATCACAGTGGGACCAATTTACTGCACAAATTGAGCCTATTGCATCAACTGTCCCTTACATGATTGCCAG TGGTAACCATGAGCGCGACTGGCCGGGGACAGGATCCTTCTATGGGAACATGGATTCTGGTGGAGAATGCGGTGTTTTGGCTGAGACTATGTTCTATGTCCCTGCAGAGAACCGGGCCAAGTTCTG GTACTCTACAGACTATGGCATGTTCCGGTTCTGCATAGCTGATACAGAACATGACTGGAGAGAAGGAACAGAACAGTACAAATTTATAGAGAATTGCCTAGCTTCAGTGGATAGGCAAAAGCAACCATGGCTGATCTTTCTTGCACATCGGGTACTGGGTTATTCTTCTTGTATAACTTATGCTATAGAAGGATCATTCCAGGAACCAATGGGAAGAGAGAGCCTTCAAAAACTCTGGCAGAAGTACAAGGTTGACATTGCCATGTATGGTCATGTACACAATTATGAAAGAACCTGCCCCATATATCAG AATATATGCACCAGTAAAGAGAAACACTACTATAAAGGCAGCCTGAATGGGACAATACATGTAGTTGCTGGTGGTGCAGGAGCAAGCCTTTCACCATATACCACACTCCAAACTTCATGGAGTTTGTATAAAGACTATGATCATGGATTTGTGAAGCTTACAGCATTTGATCATTCGAACCTGTTGTTCGAGTACAAGAAGAGCAGAGATGGAAAGGTTTACGACTCTTTCCGGATATCCCGAGATTATAGGGATATCTTGGCCTGCACTGTGGATAGTTGCCCAAGTAAGACACTAGCATCTTGA
- the LOC110614830 gene encoding magnesium transporter MRS2-5, translating into MEESRGRRLPDLPELAFPNNTGKLNLDGCGNGVSGLPGLKKRGHGHGSRSWIKIDQNGHSKILELDKATIIRHCSLPARDLRLLDPLFIYPSTILGREKAIVVSLEKIRCIITADEVILMNSLDGCVVQYESEFCKRLQTNKDQAEDLPFEFRALELALELACMSLDAQVQELEMEIYPVLDELASSINTLNLECVRRLKGHLLTLTQRVQKVHDEIEHLMDDDGDMAEMYLTEKKESAEACALGDLYFQNNISGEIRVVSKSAPVSPVRSMSGVLQLQRTFSNVVTSSKHGSLTSPSTNEENVHQLEMLLEAYFVAIDNTLSKLFSLKEYIDDTEDLINIKLGNVQNHLIQFELLLTAATFVAALFAAVAGIFGMNFTASIFDYHSAFNWVLIITGIACGLLYFLFLLYFKHKKVFPL; encoded by the exons ATGGAAGAATCACGAGGTCGACGTCTACCTGAtcttccagaacttgcctttcCAAATAATACTGGAAAACTTAATTTGGATGGGTGTGGAAATGGTGTTTCTGGCTTGCCAGGCCTGAAGAAGAGAGGTCATGGACATGGAAGCAGATCTTGGATAAAGATTGATCAGAATGGTCACTCGAAGATTTTGGAGCTTGATAAGGCTACTATAATAAGACATTGTTCCTTACCTGCTAGAGATCTACGACTATTGGACCCACTTTTCATTTACCCTTCAACTATTTTAGGACGGGAGAAAGCAATTGTGGTCAGTCTTGAAAAGATTAGATGTATAATTACAGCTGATGAGGTTATCCTGATGAATTCCTTAGATGGATGTGTTGTCCAATATGAGTCAGAATTCTGCAAACGTCTCCAGACAAACAAAGATCAAGCTG AGGATTTGCCATTTGAATTTAGAGCTCTGGAATTGGCTTTGGAATTAGCTTGCATGTCTCTTGATGCTCAG GTACAAGAACTGGAGATGGAGATTTATCCAGTGTTGGATGAACTAGCATCATCTATTAATACTCTTAATCTGGAATGTGTCCGCAGACTCAAAGGCCACCTTCTCACATTGACTCAACGTGTTCAGAAG gTGCATGATGAGATAGAACATCTCATGGATGATGATGGCGACATGGCTGAGATGTATCTGACAGAGAAGAAAGAGAGCGCAGAAGCTTGTGCACTTGGTgacttatattttcaaaataatatctCAGGTGAGATACGAGTGGTTTCAAAATCTGCACCTGTTTCACCAGTGAGGTCAATGAGTGGGGTTCTGCAATTACAAAGGACGTTTAGCAATGTTGTGACTTCAAGCAAACATGGAAGCTTAACTAGTCCTTCCACTAATGAAGAAAATGTTCACCAACTTGAAATGTTGCTTGAAGCATACTTTGTTGCTATTGATAACACTCTCAGCAAGTTGTTCTCG CTCAAAGAATATATTGATGATACTGAAGATCTAATCAACATTAAATTG GGAAATGTGCAAAACCATCTGATTCAATTTGAGTTGCTCCTAACTGCAGCAACCTTTGTGGCCGCCTTATTCGCTGCAGTGGCAGGAATATTTGGGATGAATTTCACGGCCTCAATTTTTGATTACCATTCTGCATTTAATTGGGTTCTGATTATAACCGGGATTGCATGTGGTTTGCTTTATTTCTTGTTTTTGCTTTATTTTAAGCACAAAAAGGTCTTTCCATTGTAG